The sequence below is a genomic window from Uranotaenia lowii strain MFRU-FL chromosome 2, ASM2978415v1, whole genome shotgun sequence.
GCAAACGCTATTATTCTAGGATTAGAATCGACATTCTCTTTAAATTGAACGAGCACCGCACCTAGGGCAACAGGGGATGCATCTGCAATAACTCTGGTTCTTAAAGTATtatcgaaaaatgaaaaagttttaacatcCGTAATTTTATCCTTCAGAATCTCAAAGCATTTTCGATGATCTTCATCCCATCCTCGTCGCCAGATGTGGGAACCGAGAAATAACATCCGTTTCTTTTAGAAGTATAATTtataataaactttattttacaaGTCAGACACCGGCTTACTGTGATAATGTCTAAACCATGAACACCACACTGACTAAtgttactttttttattcaaattttatttaaacttctATTTGCTATCACGCAATAACGTATGTAATACATTGACTAGAGTAGAACTTTCACTTCATTTGCAATTCCAAAAGCTTGTCTTTTATTGTACGTTCAATATTCAGCAAATATTTCAAACGTACCAATGTAGTTTTAGCCTTTTCCATATCAGCCTTGGCAAATTCAACTCTTAGTGAATGGTATAACTGATCGATGTCACTGCGCAAAGATTGGACTATTATCGTTAAATCTTCAGCTCTAGTAGCATCTTCAACTTGTTCATTGCGCTCCATCATTTCCATCAAAAAGTCGGGATCTACCGAGGTGTTTTCTTCGGTTATTACGATGCCATCCTGCTGAAGGAGATATTTTCCACGTTCAAGTGGCGCATTCAGAGTTTTGTAAGCTTTGTTAACTAACGAGCTCCACGCCAATGAGTTTTCCTTTTCTTGCTCAgatttttgactaaatttatCCGGATGTAGCACGCTTTGTAAACGGCGGAAACTGGTTGTTAAACTAGTTGAATCTAGCTCGAACGTTTTCGGAATATCCAGCAGTGTAAAGTAATcctaaaaaaacagcaaattagtaATTACAATTTATGCTCACATTTTAATACTAATCGAGAtaagtttagaaatttttgaaatttcacaaacctttgtgacatttttcaaaagaaacaaaatgtgTGTACCTactgaatataaaatattcagtacacacatttatttctttttcaaaaataaattttattaattcaacATTCAACATAATATTATGATTTTCAACAATCAATGCGACTCTTCACCTGATTTTGAACGGCTAGAAGTGACCCACAAGAGGAACA
It includes:
- the LOC129748141 gene encoding iron-sulfur cluster co-chaperone protein HscB, producing MISRTLFIRSFLLTGSIIPRSSYCSSSKSCWSCSRSVVVKDKFFCSSCGSLLAVQNQDYFTLLDIPKTFELDSTSLTTSFRRLQSVLHPDKFSQKSEQEKENSLAWSSLVNKAYKTLNAPLERGKYLLQQDGIVITEENTSVDPDFLMEMMERNEQVEDATRAEDLTIIVQSLRSDIDQLYHSLRVEFAKADMEKAKTTLVRLKYLLNIERTIKDKLLELQMK